The following are encoded together in the Strongyloides ratti genome assembly S_ratti_ED321, chromosome : 2 genome:
- a CDS encoding Zinc finger, SWIM-type domain-containing protein codes for MVHIYKNSDTSSQKCSDTTLPRSGDEEIDDQIDVEAVEENAHSITCREQINNDYGSNGSEIKEEQNIQIYEISEVPEGQLVEQSLVLGQEVLTLHIKIVDGKRVVYIPNKPEKLPYDDYLTLLRTAEQTPDMICRDPPYIHLEGGCIVLYDCSDIDKEGVLTDADVRSTLRIDGYRWSCSRGTRSLCNGLKRGYVNLYSPENRGGDECFSRYEIWDHDKPNGIVLFHYVGNHKKALEIAQTMPHRNSKKAKPFLRTQPRVLRKIARSFSSVVRPDELYKMIGNEEHGNGDELGNSLRGVQQVKNVIRYFKKKARLTQDGVYNIYIMEQLLKYRNKSSFVHEIVLPSVNITLLCSPLLSEFTTCHRMSNVKTSRLVYERIPGVGSFKMSVLSFKHPFFVDEPLIPLGFRLYENENEHGHAQFLRRILIEIPAVEEFNKLLINDFEFNFESDVPHLKVLKSWKSLKMLTFMELGVEKGSEFEETTTHILERLLGCESAEAISNEWVMLKESMSIKNWEHDVKIFEEIIIPQLMQYYAIYGGKVVNIDCTEVHDLLLKPPSLSEYLHEMYNGQELPLDINMLCLFYFCNAYIKEVSSSYQQNGVLQLNPIFDEVLASGDLMEEAPYYVPIASIVDSVYRDASNPTTFLEGTPWATNRSELLDNDPDYAFHKNIATDSIAQQIVDDKCITIISPGQFQVTYRDEVSVVNMGLTKSKLKFSCTCPSSGVCVHTKAVKVLLNVVGHTDDKEPSIEEERKRNSSNLDNTQMYTKKRRMLK; via the exons ATGGtacatatttataagaaTTCCGACACCAGTTCTCAAAAATGTTCAGATACAACCTTACCAAGAAGTGGAGATGAGGAAATTGACGATCAAATAGATGTTGAAGCTGTTGAAGAAAATGCTCATAGTATTACTTGCAG GGAACAAATCAACAATGATTATGGTTCAAACGGAAGTGAAATTAAGGAAGAACAAAATATTCAAATCTATGAGATAAGTGAAGTACCTGAAGGGCAGTTAGTTGAGCAAAGTTTAGTTTTAGGCCAGGAAGTTCTTACacttcatataaaaattgtagaTGGTAAAAGAGTTGTATATATTCCAAATAAACCAGAAAAATTACCATATGATGATTACTTAACATTATTAAGAACAGCAGAACAAACTCCTGATATGATTTGTCGTGATCCTCCTTATATTCATTTAGAAGGAGGTTGCATTGTATTATATGATTGTTCAGATATTGATAAAGAAGGTGTTTTAACAGATGCCGATGTTAGAAGCACTCTGAGAATTGATGGATACCGTTGGTCATGTTCACGTGGAACTAGAAGTCTTTGTAATGGATTAAAAAGAGGAtatgtaaatttatatagtCCAGAAAATAGAGGAGGTGATGAATGTTTCAGTCGTTATGAAATATGGGATCATGATAAACCAAATGGTATTGTTCTTTTTCATTATGTTGGAAATCATAAAAAAGCTCTTGAAATTGCTCAAACAATGCCTCATCGAAATAGTAAGAAGGCAAAACCATTTTTAAGGACTCAACCACGTGTACTACGTAAGATAGCACGTAGTTTCTCTTCTGTTGTTCGCCCTGATGaactatataaaatgattggAAATGAAGAACATGGAAATGGTGATGAATTAGGTAATTCTTTACGTGGTGTACAGCAagttaaaaatgtaataagatattttaaaaaaaaagcaagATTAACACAAGATGgtgtttataatatttatattatggagcaattattaaaatacagAAATAAATCAAGTTTTGTACATGAAATTGTACTTCCAAGCGTAAACATAACATTATTATGTTCACCTTTACTTTCAGAATTTACAACATGTCATAGAATGTCAAATGTTAAAACTTCACGATTAGTATATGAAAGAATACCTGGTGTAGGATCATTTAAAATGTCagttttatcatttaaacaTCCATTCTTTGTTGATGAACCTTTGATTCCTCTTGGATTTCGATTATAcgaaaatgaaaatgaacATGGTCATGCTCAATTTTTGAGAagaattttaattgaaatacCTGCAGTAGAggaatttaataaattattaattaatgattttgaatttaattttgaatcAGATGTTCCacatttaaaagttttaaaatcgTGGAAAAGTTTAAAGATGTTAACATTTATGGAACTTGGTGTTGAGAAAGGTTCAGAATTTGAAGAAACAACAACTCATATTCTTGAAAGGCTTCTAGGATGTGAAAGTGCAGAAGCTATAAGTAACGAGTGGGTTATGTTAAAAGAATCAAtgtcaataaaaaattgggAACatgatgttaaaatttttgaagaaaTAATTATCCCACAATTAATGCAATATTATGCTATATATGGAGGAAAAGTTGTAAATATTGATTGCACAGAAGTTCATGATTTATTACTAAAACCTCCAAGTTTATCAGAGTATCTTCATGAAATGTATAATGGTCAGGAATTACCTTTAGATATCAATAtgttatgtttattttatttttgtaatgcATATATTAAAGAAGTATCAAGTAGTTATCAACAAAATGGTGTACTACAATTAAATCCCATCTTTGATGAAGTGTTAGCCAGTGGAGATTTAATGGAAGAAGCTCCATATTATGTTCCTATAGCAAGTATTGTTGATTCAGTTTATAGAGATGCATCAAATCCAACTACATTTTTGGAAGGTACACCATGGGCTACCAATAGATCTGAACTTTTGGATAATGATCCGGATTATgcttttcataaaaatatagctACTGATAGTATAGCTCAACAAATAGTTGATGACAAATGTATTACAATAATTTCACCAGGTCAATTTCAAGTTACGTATAGAGATGAAGTGTCTGTTGTAAACATGGGATTGACAAAATCAAAACTAAAATTTTCATGCACTTGCCCATCTTCTGGTGTATGTGTTCATACTAAGGCAGTTAAAGTTCTTCTTAATGTAGTTGGCCATACAGATGACAAAGAACCTAGTATTGAAGAAGAAAGAAAACGAAATTCATCAAATCTTGATAACACTCAGATGTATACCAAAAAACGACGAATgcttaaataa
- a CDS encoding Dehydrogenase/reductase SDR family member 1 yields the protein MSLKGKIAIVTGASRGIGRGIALQLGEAGAKVYATGRDSTKSLSNFQNDLPSLEKTINDINERGGKGVAVYVDHNNMNEVKNLFEKVGVTAIVENTGKKFWECKPEIWDEINNVGLRSHYFASVYGSRFMVNNRDGLIVNISSSGGLKYFFNVPYGIGKSAMDRMAVDMAVELKPYNVTMISLWPGAVKTELSMKALDSDLFGDSTVDGIDIKEMIKQGESIEFPGKCIVSLYNDPKRIKKSGKIHLTSDLGYTYGLKDIDGRDILGIRNTSFLIKLAGYPRVAGYIPRWVKIPGPFISGVFSNL from the exons atgtctcTTAAAGGCAAAATTGCTATTGTAACTGGTGCCTCACGTGGTATAGGACGTGGAATTGCCCTTCAATTAGGTGAAGCTGGGGCAAAAGTTTATGCTACTGGACGTGATTCAACAAAAAGTTTATCTAACTTTCAAAATGATTTACCATCATTAGAAAAAActattaatgatattaatgaaaGAGGTGGTAAAGGTGTTGCTGTTTATGTTGACCATAATAATATGAATGAggtaaaaaatctttttgaaAAAGTTG GTGTAACAGCTATTGTTGAAAATActggaaaaaaattttgggAATGTAAACCAGAAATATGGgatgaaattaataatgttgGATTGAGAAGTCATTATTTTGCCTCAGTTTATGGATCCAGATTTATGGTTAATAATAGAGATGGTCTTATAGTAAATATAAGTTCTTCTGGtggtttaaaatatttttttaatgttccATATGGTATTGGTAAATCAGCAATGGATAGAATGGCAGTTGATATGGCAGTTGAATTAAAACCATATAATGTAACAATGATTTCATTATGGCCTGGTGCAGTAAAAACAGAATTGTCTATGAAAGCTCTTGATTCAGATTTATTTGGAGATAGTACTGTTGATGGTATTGATATTAAAGAAATGATTAAACAAGGAGAAAGTATTGAATTTCCAGGAAAATGTATTGtatcattatataatgaTCCTAAAAGAATTAAGAAAAGTGGAAAAATTCATCTTACTTCCGATTTAGGATATACATATGgtttaaaagatattgatGGAAGAGATATTTTAGGTATTAGAAATACTtcttttcttataaaattagCTGGATATCCACGTGTTGCAGGATATATTCCAAGATGGGTAAAAATTCCTGGACCATTTATTTCTGGTGTTTTTAGTAATCTTTAA